In a single window of the Nicotiana tomentosiformis chromosome 8, ASM39032v3, whole genome shotgun sequence genome:
- the LOC104109998 gene encoding probable dolichyl-diphosphooligosaccharide--protein glycosyltransferase subunit 3B: MAISYNTTSFLFFTFLLLLVPENHSLTSDDLVSELIILRSKSPTGVIHLSNKLLRRILSIPVPRPFSFVVFFDSQKLHSEPEISLPTIKNEFLLLSSSFHTDNPHNKKLFFFDIEFQESQASFALFRVRSLPYICLVPPLATDFKRDSIRMKSSDFSGHAESMAEFIEAKTKLIVGPIHRPAFISKKQKMIIIALGLILTPFLVKKIVAGNTLLHNKHIWMAGSVFIYFFSVSGTMYNIINKIPIAMVDRDDQKKLVFFYEGNGMQLGAEGFTVGFLYTIFGLLLAFITHVLVHVKSRNIQRLVMLLAIFVSFWAVKKVIYLYNWKTGSGLPAYI, encoded by the coding sequence ATGGCTATCTCATACAATACaacatcatttttgttcttcacttTCCTTTTACTCCTCGTACCCGAAAATCATTCCTTAACTTCAGATGATTTAGTTTCTGAATTGATCATCCTTCGTTCTAAATCTCCCACTGGTGTTATTCACCTTTCTAACAAACTACTTAGACGAATTTTATCGATACCTGTCCCCAGGCCATTTTCTTTCGTTGTATTCTTCGATTCACAGAAGCTACATTCAGAGCCAGAGATTTCACTtccaactattaaaaatgagttcTTGCTTCTCTCATCCTCATTCCACACAGACAATCCACATAACAAGAAGTTGTTTTTCTTTGACATTGAGTTTCAAGAATCACAAGCTTCTTTTGCTCTATTTCGAGTCAGGTCTCTTCCCTATATATGTTTAGTCCCCCCTTTAGCTACTGATTTCAAAAGGGATTCTATTCGAATGAAGTCCTCGGACTTCTCTGGGCATGCTGAATCGATGGCAGAATTCATTGAGGCTAAAACTAAGCTCATTGTTGGTCCCATTCATCGGCCAGCTTTTATTTCCAAGAAACAGAAGATGATTATCATCGCTCTGGGGCTAATCTTGACTCCATTTCTAGTGAAAAAAATTGTTGCTGGAAACACCCTTTTGCATAACAAGCATATATGGATGGCGGGGTCAGTTTTCATATACTTCTTCAGTGTTTCAGGGACAATGTACaacataatcaataaaatacCTATTGCTATGGTGGATAGAGATGATCAGAAAAAGTTGGTTTTCTTTTATGAAGGAAATGGGATGCAGTTAGGGGCCGAGGGGTTTACCGTCGGGTTCTTGTACACGATTTTCGGGCTGTTGTTGGCCTTTATCACTCATGTTCTTGTCCATGTGAAGAGTAGGAACATCCAGAGGTTGGTGATGCTTTTAGCTATCTTTGTTTCATTCTGGGCTGTAAAGAAGGTGATTTACCTGTATAATTGGAAGACTGGGTCTGGTCTTCCTGCTTACATATAA
- the LOC104109997 gene encoding glucosidase 2 subunit beta-like isoform X2: MKTTTPLLRCLLLINEKYYGSEVIKCKDGSNSFTKDRLNDDFCDCLDGTDEPGTAACPAGKFYCRNVGSTPKFLFSSRVNDNICDCCDGSDEYDSTVNCPNTCVMGGDFSYQTRSYGSRRKHLDLIGGKNANGVNMDDSAQRLQGLKILVLVQVVVIIIFLVFRKLYRQSRSKRRHLR; the protein is encoded by the exons ATGAAGACGACTACTCCTCTGCTTAGATGTCTTCTCCTAATCA ATGAGAAGTACTATGGTTCGGAGGTAATCAAATGCAAAGATGGGTCTAATTCCTTTACCAAAGATCGCCTCAACGACGATTTCTGTGATTGCCTCGACGGAACGGATGAGCCCG GAACGGCTGCCTGTCCAGCTGGAAAATTTTATTGCAGAAATGTGGGCAGTACACCTAAATTCCTGTTCTCTTCTCGCGTGAATGATAATATTTGTG ATTGTTGTGACGGAAGTGATGAGTATGATAGTACTGTTAATTGCCCTAATACTTGCGTAATGGGTGGGGATTTTTCTTATCAAACAAGAAGTTATGGCTCAAGAAGAAAACATCTCGATCTAATTGGTGGAAAAAATGCTAATGGGGTCAATATGGATGACTCGGCTCAGCGACTGCAAG GTCTGAAGATACTGGTACTTGTACAGGTGGTCGTTATCATTATTTTTCTGGTTTTCCGGAAATTATATCGGCAATCAAGGTCTAAAAGAAGACATTTGCGTTGA
- the LOC104109997 gene encoding glucosidase 2 subunit beta-like isoform X1, with the protein MKTTTPLLRCLLLISWFFFHVSSTTDLPLGIHPLDEKYYGSEVIKCKDGSNSFTKDRLNDDFCDCLDGTDEPGTAACPAGKFYCRNVGSTPKFLFSSRVNDNICDCCDGSDEYDSTVNCPNTCVMGGDFSYQTRSYGSRRKHLDLIGGKNANGVNMDDSAQRLQGLKILVLVQVVVIIIFLVFRKLYRQSRSKRRHLR; encoded by the exons ATGAAGACGACTACTCCTCTGCTTAGATGTCTTCTCCTAATCAGTTGGTTCTTCTTTCATGTCTCCTCTACTACTGACTTACCCCTCGGAATACATCCTCTAG ATGAGAAGTACTATGGTTCGGAGGTAATCAAATGCAAAGATGGGTCTAATTCCTTTACCAAAGATCGCCTCAACGACGATTTCTGTGATTGCCTCGACGGAACGGATGAGCCCG GAACGGCTGCCTGTCCAGCTGGAAAATTTTATTGCAGAAATGTGGGCAGTACACCTAAATTCCTGTTCTCTTCTCGCGTGAATGATAATATTTGTG ATTGTTGTGACGGAAGTGATGAGTATGATAGTACTGTTAATTGCCCTAATACTTGCGTAATGGGTGGGGATTTTTCTTATCAAACAAGAAGTTATGGCTCAAGAAGAAAACATCTCGATCTAATTGGTGGAAAAAATGCTAATGGGGTCAATATGGATGACTCGGCTCAGCGACTGCAAG GTCTGAAGATACTGGTACTTGTACAGGTGGTCGTTATCATTATTTTTCTGGTTTTCCGGAAATTATATCGGCAATCAAGGTCTAAAAGAAGACATTTGCGTTGA
- the LOC138897052 gene encoding secreted RxLR effector protein 161-like — translation MSKVSYASAVGSLMYVMVCTRPDIAYAVGVVSRYMSYPGKEHWEGVKWILRYLKGTSGFADANLGSYLDSRKSTTGYVFTLGGTDVSWMSRL, via the exons ATGTCCAAAGTTTCATATGCTTCAGCAGTAGGAAGTTTAATGTATGTTATGGTTTGCACTAGACCTGACATAGCATATGCAGTTGGAGTTGTTAGTAGATACATGTCATATCCTGGAAAAGAGCATTGGGAAGGTGTAAAATGGATATTACGATATCTCAAAGGCACCTCAG GTTTTGCTGATGCAAATTTAGGCAGTTATCTGGATAGTCGAAAAAGTACCACAGGCTACGTGTTCACCTTGGGTGGTACTGATGTTAGCTGGATGTCCAGACTTTAG